A genome region from Rhodopseudomonas boonkerdii includes the following:
- a CDS encoding amino acid ABC transporter permease, protein MTGEARRPPLQLGARLRRALGGQAGWRGFALQVVLVVALAWMAHAIVDNARANLATQKIASGFGFLWSTAGFGVSQALIPYSESDTYLRALFVGLTNTLVVSLVGIVCATIIGFVVGLGRLSPNWLLARIAGAYVELIRNLPLLFQILFWYLAVLSALPSPRQSINLFDSVFLSNRGFGMPKPVGTDALVPFAIAIAVAVIFAVALRAIARRRLFATGRQMIVWPMLVAALIGLPLLAAVMFGAPLTFEYPVLRGFNFSGGLRIVPEFVALAIALSTYSAAFIAEIVRAGVQSVHKGQTEAGASLGLTRGEVLRLIVVPQAMRVILPPLTNQYLNLTKNSSLAVAIGYPDLVSVFAGTTLSQTGQAIEIVAITMAIYLVISLLTSALMSLYGWRMSRSMGT, encoded by the coding sequence ATGACAGGCGAAGCCAGACGACCGCCGCTGCAACTCGGCGCACGCCTGCGCCGCGCTCTTGGCGGGCAGGCAGGCTGGCGCGGATTTGCGCTGCAGGTCGTGCTCGTGGTCGCGCTGGCGTGGATGGCGCACGCGATCGTCGACAATGCCCGTGCCAATCTGGCGACACAAAAGATCGCGTCCGGCTTCGGCTTTCTCTGGAGCACTGCGGGCTTCGGTGTCAGCCAGGCGCTGATTCCGTATTCGGAGTCGGACACCTATCTGCGTGCTCTGTTCGTCGGCCTGACCAATACGCTCGTTGTCTCGCTGGTCGGCATCGTCTGCGCGACGATCATCGGCTTCGTCGTCGGGCTCGGACGGCTGTCGCCGAACTGGTTGCTGGCGCGGATCGCAGGAGCCTATGTAGAGCTCATCCGCAATCTGCCGCTGCTGTTCCAGATCCTGTTCTGGTATCTCGCCGTACTCTCGGCATTGCCCAGTCCGCGCCAGAGCATCAATCTGTTCGACAGCGTGTTTCTCAGCAATCGCGGTTTCGGCATGCCGAAGCCGGTTGGCACCGACGCGTTGGTGCCGTTTGCGATCGCCATCGCCGTTGCCGTGATCTTCGCCGTCGCACTGCGCGCCATCGCCCGGCGGCGATTGTTCGCGACCGGCCGCCAGATGATTGTCTGGCCGATGCTGGTTGCGGCCCTGATCGGACTGCCGCTGCTGGCCGCCGTGATGTTCGGAGCGCCGCTGACTTTCGAATATCCGGTCCTGCGCGGTTTCAATTTTTCCGGCGGCCTGCGCATCGTGCCTGAATTCGTCGCGCTCGCGATCGCGCTATCGACCTATTCTGCCGCCTTCATCGCCGAAATCGTCCGTGCCGGCGTGCAGTCGGTCCACAAGGGACAGACCGAAGCGGGGGCTTCGCTGGGCCTGACGCGCGGCGAGGTCTTGCGGCTGATTGTGGTGCCGCAGGCGATGCGCGTGATCCTGCCGCCGCTCACCAACCAGTATCTCAATCTCACCAAGAATTCGTCGCTCGCGGTTGCAATCGGCTATCCCGATCTCGTCTCGGTTTTCGCCGGAACGACGCTGAGCCAGACCGGGCAGGCGATCGAGATCGTCGCCATCACCATGGCGATCTATCTGGTCATTTCGCTGCTCACGAGCGCGCTGATGAGCCTCTATGGCTGGCGGATGTCGCGGAGCATGGGCACATGA